The Diabrotica virgifera virgifera chromosome 4, PGI_DIABVI_V3a genome segment TGTTGTGTACCCAAAAATTATGCTTCTTTTTCCTAGATTTTTGTCTTCTTCTTTCTCTTATGCTAACAAACAAGCAATAATGACTTATTCTTCATTGCTTTCctcccttctcacaaacattttCCGCAGATACCTACAATCACTACAAAAGTCCGAATGAAATGGCATCGGCAATCCGATTGCTGACGATATAGTGGACGCAGTATGAAAAATTAATCCGTTTGATCCGATCCCGTACGATTCGTACGATGCGGACCTTTGGACGCTTACTTTTATTCGGCGTTCGCGTCTAATATAATCACTGGAGACTGGAAGTATTATGGCCTCCAATCGAAGGTTCCAGAACAGATGCGTACTGGTATACAAGAGAGAATTTGTGTGGAATGGATTTTAGTCATAATCTCGATGGCAAATTCGCGTAATtgataaatgtaaaataaattgtacaaAATAATTAGATATAAATTATGTTTTAGTAAAATATGTTTTAGTGCGTAAATAAATTACCAATAAAGACTAATACATTAAgtgttttcaattaaaataaaggtaataaataaataaataaactcgtaacaatattttttgttaatgGAAGGAGTACCAGACGGATTGCTAATGGAAGTACCTGTATTCGTAAATTATGACAAATAAATTAATACAATTACACGATGTGTATCTTTAAACAAATAGTTTTATCCggtaaaaacaatttattttaaagaattcAGCTTAATTTTCAATTGGAGATTTTTGCATCAGTTGTAAATCTTTAACGTCTATCCgacacttcttttttttttaattacagctgCTATTTTTGAATTATCAATCTTAATCATTTATGTATTAATTTCTTCCCTGTTCGTCACCGAGGCACACTATGATAAAAGCTGTGTAATTAATTATGTAGACGAAGAAGATGATTATAATGGCAAGCGAATTTTGAACCCTTTAGTTACGCGGACAGTCTGCGACAATATCAGGGCTGGTGTAAGTAGAATTTTATATAGAACAGGTTGACGCTTAGAGTTAAATTTATTTTGGATTGTAAATCGCCAAATAGGTTTACAAATTACAACAGtgacattttttatttctttgtttagTTTTGGTTGTCGTTAGCTTTATCTTTTGGTTTGTTTTCTTTGGCTGCAATCTAAGATTTGTAGTTGCATTTTTTGCATTGTATTCAAGATGATATCAGGAAAAGTCTACAATGGAAAATGGGTCGAAATGCGTAATTCCATTTACAGTGTATAAAAGTGCATAAACACGCCAAATCAGTAGAAATATTAATAGCCAGAGTTTCaaaggttttcggcactaaattgatataaacagattattCGGAGtttttttggggttgctgaacacgaatatgacaatTCCGACACTAAATTAATTTATGCAATCAGATTACTATGAAATTTTCGTAGTTGCTGAATAAAGTTATGGTGTAGGTGAAGGCCTCTAGAGTATCTGGTgtttacaaataattatatttaaataaGCATAAATCTGCAGTTGACAATTATTGTTGAGTAAAAAGGGGTTGTCCTTGGCCCTTAAAAACAAAaaggttttacaatattttaccgttaactAATGGACTATTTAGTAAACTTTACTACGATGTttaataagttttgcggttcgatacgAAATACACAACTGTATGGTttgaaatacactttattattcTCCCTGAGCATCAATACACTTGTTCCATTTAAATTTATAAATTCCATCCCTGAAGTGAGAACCTGGAACGGCTGCAAAATATGCTTCCACAGCTGTTATGACCTCATCAGCTGATGAAAAACGCTTTCCACGCATGAATTTTTTTAGGCATTGAAATAGATGGAAGCCGCTAGGGGCCAAATCTGATGAATACGGTGAACGCTCCAACAAATCAAactttaagagcgtaggcgcaaatattttatggttatcattaatttttctttctttacacggcaaattacgtgtagtaaaattctcactggtatggagattagttgacaatgacattgtcatcaaTAACttaagagatggcttttgaatatagcgatacgctttaattactatttttgctaattttaattttaatattttttctcaaaacgaaataatatgggtcatataaagtcaccgttaatatacaaaccagacgctaagaaagacatggttttacgaaacgaaatgcaTCCCCTGACCATATGTTTTTGGAGTGTCAGTTTAACAAGCTGAAGTACCCATAAATGAAttaccatatcagaccattatCTCAACATCaacaacaaaaaattaaaagactaCTTGAGCATGAAGAACTGGGCGATCGACGACCTTCTCAATTTTTACGACATTTACAGTCTTTAGCAGGCACAACAGTACCAGATAATATTGTAAGATCTCTGTGGTTAGGTAGACTGCCATCGTCTACACAGGCTATCCTAGCTACTCAAGCTAAAGCTAGTTTGGACGCAGTTGCGGAGCTAGCTGACACAATCTCCGAAGCTATAGCTCGTAGCGTCCATATTTCAGAAGCTTCCAACGCGCGCGAAAATACAATCGATAAATTGACAGCCGAattagctgaaatgaaaatgCAGCTAGCTACTTTGTCGCAGACTCAAGCACAAACCAACACATACCGTCGTAACCGCAGCAACTCAAGAGGCAGACCTTATCCTAGAGACAGGAGCTACAGAAGGGAACGTAATAATGACATTTGTTGGTATCACTACCGTTTTGGTGACCAGGCTCAAAAGTGCTCTCTTCCGTGCAAACATCAGGAAAACATCGCGGGTAGTCGGTAAGTGCGGCATCCGATCGAAGCCCAAAGTCTCGCCGCCTTTACGTAACAGACTATAAtactaaaaaacaatttttaatcgaCACCGGTGCCGATCTGTGCGTTTTCCCGCGGAAATATGTACGGGGTGTAAGCGAAAAGACTTCATACGAACTATACGCGGCCAATGACACTAAAATCGCGATATACGGGTATGCGAATTTGACTTTAAACATCGGACTACGGCGTGATTTTACGTGGTGATTCGTAGTGGCGGACAATTCAAAGCCTATCATTGGAGCTGATTTTCTTTCCCATTTCGCTCTCCTAGTGGACATTGCTAACCAGTGCTTAGTAGACAGTACGACAACCCTTCGAACAAAGGGACTCGGTAAAGAGTGTTTCGACGGCAGCGTAAAGACTATCGCGGAAGTGTCGCGTTACCATGAACTGTTGCTACGATTTCCGGAAATCACGCAACCCGCCGGTATCGTGAAAGAAATTCACCATCAAACCAAGCACCACATCGATAGAACACCAGGTCCACCCGTTTTTTTGAAGCCTCGACGATTAGCACCTGACAAACTACAATGAGCTAaaaaagagtttgaaaatcttcTACGGCTAGGCATCATAAGACCATCAAAAAGTAACTGGTCTACTCCACTGCACATGGTCCCGAAGAAAGGTGAGGAATGGAGACCCTGCGgagattcatcatcatcatcatcagcccatagtcgtccactgctgaacataggcctcctcgaaaaacttccattcagatctatcctgcgctgctgcaatccagttggtacaaatcctctttatgtcgtcagtccatcttgtgggtggtcttcccgggtttcgtctatcCGCTCTCGGTCTCCATTCCAATATTTTTTTGGCCCACCTATAATCTCtcattctagcgacgtgtcctgcccacttccatttaattttggctatgtgttttattaagtcttctacaccacttcttctacgaatttcttcgtttcttaccctatctcttaacgttatgcccaacaatgatctcttcattctacgttgcgtcacttgtagtttccgtgcagatgtccttgttagggtaagtgtctctgcgccatatgtaagaacaggcaggacacattgattaaaggctcttcattttaagctgataggtatatcacctttaaaaatatcacgtagtcttccatatgctgcccatcccagagttattcttcttagcagctcagcagtttgattgtctctgctaatttttaccgtatgtccaaggtatatgtagctgccaacaacttcaatttcgacgtcttctacctttaaaggatggctcggaactaaattcgtcatcattttggtcttttggtaattaatatttagacctactttacgtgctgcatcgcggagttcattcaacatatcattggcagtttttaggtcatctgaaatcagaacaatatcatctgcgaatCGTAGATGACTTGAGCATCTCTCCATCgatatttattcctttattttcccattccaGTGATTTCAAAGCACCAAGTACAGTAATGAACAACTTAGGCGACATAGTATCTCCCTGTCGAATACCTCTCCTGATATATATCTTATTGGTAGGACCGTGCAGATTTATAGTTGTTGTAGcatttctgtatatattttctataatattggtGTACCTATGATCAATTCGACACTCTTCCAATGCCTTAAGTAGTGCGGGTAATTCGatagtatcaaacgctttatggAAGTCTATAAACGTTAGAACTAGAGGTCTATTGTATtcaattgatttttcaatcaaGACTTTGATGCACTGCACTGTAGGTGGTCATTTGTACCGTAGTTGGGGCGAAAACCAGCATGTTCTTTTGGTTGGTACAGCTCAAATTTTGCTTCCAATCGATTGGTTATTATTCTGGTGTACAGTTTGTATAAATGGTTGAGTAGAGAAATTGGCCTGTAATTCTCTAGGTTCATGTTGTGTCACCCTTTTTATGCATAAGAATTGTAATTGAGTTATTCAAAGCTATAGGAATTTTTTGACTATACAAGCAGAGATTGAAGAGGTCTTGTATTTTTTCAGAAGAGAAGTTCCGCCAAGTTTTATAGCTTCTGTAACTATTCCATCATCTCCCGGAGCCTtgatgtttttcattttttggagtGCATGTTGTATCTCATCTTGAGTAATTTCTGGAATATCCTCAGATCCCTGGTTTTGTACCTTGTGTCTATTTTCTGGATTTATGACATTGTTAACTTGGTTTGTTTATAATAtagtgtagaactcttcgactattccTAGTATTTTCTGTCTGTCTGTTGTTATCTCACCATTTTTATCCCTAAGCTGGAAAATTTCTTTTCTACTTGTCGTCATTTTTCGTCTCATTACCTTCATGCTCCGGTTTTGCTCTATAGTCTGtactattttttcatgtttaaaTTTCCTAAtatctcttctcacagctttcGATACGTCTTTATTGAGTGCCCTAATGGTTTGTGGATCAATGTCCCTTTCACTTTTTAACTGTCTTCTTTCTGATATTTTGTGTTGTGTTTCTAAAGTGATCTTTTCGTCTCGTTTGGTCTTTGGGCAAAAACGTGCTTGTGCCAGTTGAAGTGTATCAACTATTTGTTTGTTCAACTCATGTGTGTGATCAAGAGTGTTATTAATGTTGTCTCCAAATGCTGTTTCGTCTTGTGGGCGTGTGCAGTGAAagtatttcttttttaatatatggcGTCTATCTAAATGAGTTGGTATCTCAATGGTAGCTCTAACCATCCTATGGTCAGTGTTTGTCGAGAATCTATTAAGAACGGTCACAtctttaaatatatattttttatctgtAATAAAGTAATCTATTTCGTTGCGGGTATTGCCGTCTGGGCTCCTCCATGTCCAGCGTATGTGTAGCTTTTTGTAGAAAAAGCTATTCATTTGATAAAGATTATTCTCTAGTAGAAATGACATAAGCATTTCACCTCTCTCATTTCTACCTGGACTTCCGAAATTTCCCAGAGATATTTCCGATGTATCTAACTGTGTTCCCatttttgcgttgaaatcaccACCCATGACAGTTTAGTGGGCATTATTCTCTCTTATGGCTTCTAATATATCTTCGTAAAATTGTTCTACCTCTTCGTCACAATGGGTTGATGTTGGTGCATAGACTTGTATGATCTTAACAGTACATTTTTCATTTaactgtatatttatataaattactCTCTCAGATATTGCTTTTACTAACACCACATTTTTGGAGAGTTTCTTGTGTATTATGATGCCTACTCCTCCTACAGAGATCTGTTCACTTCCCATATAATAAAGTAGGTGACCAGAGTTTAGTGTTTCGAGAGACTCTCCTCGTCTTCTTACCTCACTGAGTCCGACTACGTCCCATTTTTCTGTAGTTCGTTTTCTAATTCCAGTAATCTGTCTTCTGACATCAGGGATCTAACGTTAAGCGTTGCAACTTTCATCGTAAATCGCTTTGTGTTTTTCTCAGGTTGTGTCAGAACTTTGTCCCCCCCAGAATCCGTGGGACAGACTGATAGATCAGTGTGAGACTCTGGGTTTTGAACCCTACTCACCTGGGGTAATCTTCCTTTATTATCTGACATTTCATTTTTTCGAGGGAGATTATCGACGTCTAAACCAAAGAACAGTTTCAGATCGATATCCAATTCCGCACATCGAATATTTTCTATAAAACACATTTTCTACAATAGATTTAGTTAGAGCATACAACCAGATACCAGTAGCCATCGAAGACATACCAAAGACCGCCGTTACCATACCGTTTGGGCTGTACGAGTATTTATATATGCCTTTTAGTTTACGAAACGCAGGACTGACATTCCACCGTTTCATAGACGAGATTTTACGTGGTTTAGATTTCGCCTACGCCTACATCGACGACATTCTCATTGCATCAGAATCCGTATGATATGTCGTATTTGGAAGAAATTTTCAAAAGGCTCAAGCAGTTCGGCGTTGTGATAAACCCAGCAAAGTGTCAATTCGGCAAAAACgagattacctttttgggatacaCAGTATCAGATGGAGGACTCACACCTCCACAAGAAAAAGTAGCAGCTGTACAAAATTTCACTCAGCCAAAAACAGTGAAAGACCTACGCAGATTCCTAGGTATGTTAAACTTCTACCGAAGGTTCATACCCAATGCAGCTGAGCTACAAGCACCACTACATGATGCCCTAAAAGGTAATGTCAAAGGAAAAGCACCAATCGAATGGACACCACAGCGAATCCAAGCCTTTGACGACTGCAAAAACAGTTTAGCTAACGATGCTTTACTGAGCCACCCTGTAAACGATGTTGATATCTCCATCACTTGTAACGCTTCTGGTTTTTATGCTGGAGCTGTACTACAACAAAAAACAGAACAGGTATGAAACCTTTAGCTTTCTTTTCTAAGAAATGCTCAACTAGCGAAAAGAAATATAGTGCATACGACAGAGAACTATTAGCTATATATCTAGCCATAAAATACTTCAGACACATGATCGAAGGCAAGGCCATAACGATATACACAGACCAGAAACCAATTACCTTCGCCTTTACTCAGAAGCTAGATAAATGTAGTCCTAGACAGTTAAGATATTTAGACTATATAGGACAGTTAGGCACTAACATTCAGCACATTTCTGGATTAACAAATATTGTGACAGACGCACTATCTCGAGTCGATAGCATCAAGAAAGATATCGACATCATGGACTTAGCTCTCGCACAAGAAACTGATCCAGAACTACAAACTTTTTTAAGTGAGAAAACATCACTGCAAATGAAGAAAATACGCTTTTTCGAACAAAACGTGAGTTTGTActgtgacatatcaacatctacaGCCAGACCATTTGTACGGAAACCACTTCGAATGGCAATTTTTCGCACCATGCATAACCTAGCACATCCCGGAATCAACAGTTCGGTGAAGTTGATCACACAGCGATATGTTTCCATTAAATCAGATGTGAGGAAATGGACTCTAGCGTGTATACAGtgccaaaaatcgaaaatatcgcgCCACATTGTTTCACCTACTGGAAGTTTTCTACCACTTTCCAGCCGATTCGAACATGCCCACATAGACATTATAGTGATGCCGGTTTCAGAAGGAAACAGATACTGTCTAACATGCGTCGACCGTTTCACACGTTGGCCAGAAGCTTTCCCGATGCCTAATCAAGAAGCAGACACAGTAGCCtgaacatttttttctggttgGATAGCTCGTTTCGGCACTCCCAAGCGCATCACAACAGATCAAGGCCGACAATTCGAATCGCATCTTTTCAAATTAATCTGCAACTTAACTGGAACTACCCATTTAAGGACAACTGCCTATCATCCTCAAGCAAATGGTATGGTAGAAAGGTTTCACCGACAGTTAAAAGCAGCAATTCGATGTCATGAAAACATCCGATGGACCGAAAGCCTACCTTCAGTGTTACTGGGCATACGAGCAGCGCGGAGAGAAGATTTAGGTACTTCAGCCGCCGAACTCGTGTACGGAGAACCATTGTATTTGCCAGGTGAACTATTGTTTTGgtcacaaagaaacaccgacGACAGTGCTCACATATACCTAAAAACGCTTTGAAACCATTTCGAAAACCTCCGTCCTAAGAAACCGTCGCATCATGGATCCAAAAGCACCTTCATTTTCAATGACATGAAAACCACCTCTCACGTTTTCATCCGCCGTgatacaatcaaaagcagcttagaaaaccCATATCACGGTCCTTTTCCTGTAGTCAAACGAGGTGACAAGACTTTTGTCGTCCGTGTAaatggaaaagaaacaacaatttTCATAGACAGATTGAAGCCAGCGTATGAGCTTCACGAAAGTACCCATCACGAACCAAAAAAAATGACAGTATCCAACAAAACAAACAGCAGACCTAAGAGAAAGGCAAGATTTACTGGAAGTTATCAAGAAAGTGTAGAGTAATAGTGAATTCAGTGATTTTTCTTTCTCCTCGTATAAACAttgcgttgttttatttcctgttattttcaatttttcatcatatgtgtatattatgtattatctatCGTCTTAGTCTCTCGGAGGGGGgtatatagcgatacgctttaattactatttttgctaattttaattttaatattttttctcaaaacgaaataatatgggtcacaTAAAGTCAccgttaatatacaaaccagacgataagaaagacatggttttacgaaacgaaatgcaTCCCCTGACCATATATTTTTGGAGtgtcagtttaacaaactgaagtccttataaattaattaccatatcagaccactatgtcaacaactcactttgtGACATGCATTCGTTTTTAAAACTGCAGAAGTGTGTCTGCTTTTATACGTCAGATCAACATAATTTATTGCCCTCTCCGGGCCATATTGTAGAAAGGCATAACATCGATATAATAGATTGTGGCTTTTCTTAACAGTCTATTCACAGCGTGCAAACAAAGCACTACTCGCTAACGACCGACCCTTTTCCGAGATCTAACTAAGCAACACCTTTTtgttaacaaaataaataaatattttactgttcgtcgttaacttatttttatcatttttaattaattccgtcaactcacacctaccggaatatgaatgttcttggataaccgttgcttgtataatcgcttaaaaaaattcagttaatcaatatgattattttttcactaactatgtattcagtgattacaataatttatatactatacaataaaaactaatcgaaaggaaaagtgataaaatgatttttttaataatatattgttactatggaacgctcagatatattttgaacatctttaacaacaaaattcTTGGATCACAGAATAGATCCTGgtatattctctgcttggattttccagaaataataaacaataaataactttttacgTACGACgtaggcgtacgacgggggaatgtgactggttgacccttcccaaattctacgccactgatgaaactgctatttagcacaatttttagattctcccttactttctatgcaaataatatactcttcattcgtaacgataaagtcattagttttcgagatatttgaagttaaaaatgaaaaggcacacttattttgagtaatgtattatgctccttcgattttagcttcaaatatctcgaaaactaatggatttatcgttacgaatgaagagtatgttatttacataaaaattattggagaatcaaaaattgcactaaaatagcaattccgccagtggcgtagaatttgggaagggtcaaccattcacgttcccccgttgtacgcatctggtggcagccagaaacgtttgtttaacataatttagtagggtgtacagtaccagcaccacttaccaaatttcgtgttgttgtcccatacctgtcaggaaatattcaaaaataaataaaataaaagtttaactttgacaccctgtatttcgcttattatcaacttttgtactaaggtaagttaacttaaatcgacttattctaacctcaggaatctaaggttaagctatggcccattctttaccaaacgtATAGTATAAGTTGATGATATCACATTACCAAAAAAGAGATATTGTTAACTATATAGTATCTTCTTGTCGGCTTGTAAAGTTATGGTTAAGACAATAAACACGAACATCAAatacttagattttttttatttactaagattttacaatttattttattatttgtgttATCTCTTGTAATATAAATGTTAAGATTCATTTGCGAGTAAGATAAGCAGTATAAAATATTGGCTAGTTAATAATTTAGTGAGGCAATTTCCATGAGACcttataaatatttaattaaaccGATCGATCCGTTCTGCGTAAATTAAATAGACAACGTTAACGGGAAATAAAGTGAGCTGTTACGTAACAGCCCGTTCACACTTGTCGTGTGTCGGATCCGTATTTTAATCGGAGGTTCCAGCTGCAACGCATTTTATATGGTGCTAATCACATTTATCCGACACCGATTTTTTATTGGCAACGACAATAAATGTGGGCTGTTTTGCGAGCTCTCGTCGCACGGAAAACAGTTATTGTGTCGGATCTCGCTCGACTATGAATAAGAATAGCGCTGTTCGCATTTGTCGGGGGGTCGGGGCTAGTGATGCCACATAAAGTCAACAGAGAATTCGTGAGATTGGGAAAAATAATTGATGAGATTTCGCTAGAGTTAAAatgataaataattatacaatacatataattacaatatttttttaatggcatggactttatgtcattcagccagtcacaacatgagatacttagtgtcatgtgtagtgtgtgtgttgagtaagtgtcttgttactttgcaaagtcgacgtcattgtctttgcaaagagacgctaattgtatccgaacgtctgtggTCTATAATTacaatatataattttaaatacgtTAAATTGTCAGATATTATTATTGTCTTCTGTTTTCTGATGTGGAAGTAACATTAATAAATATCATAGTCGACATtcggctgaagaacctgagagaatggtttggatgcagctcaaaacaactatttagagctactgcctcaaaaattaaaatagctatgatgattgccaacctgaagaagaagataatcgACATTTTATTGTCAACATATTTAAATTGAATTAGAACACGTATCAAAAatcgggtctaggacgtttcatcgccgccgtttcgatgccgccagttcgatgccgatgccggccgattcatcgccagtcaattaatcgctatctgatatatttcccaattttcgacagttacaattattagttatttttagtattaattaggaattctaggaaatgcgagatatgacggcgatgaaatggactggcgatgaaccggcggcatcgaaacggccggcgatgaaccggcggcatcgaaacgtcccattccgtcaAAAATCAGTGAAGaacttcttcttaaagtgccgtctcctcaatggaggttggctactacaattgcaaactcttctctgtcttcagctgttcttattagctgttcaaaatttagccctgtccattgtcggatatttctgagccacgatagtcttttccttcctagtcctctccTGTCCTCGagctttcctttcactataagttgagtatattggtacttattatttctcagtatgttgcccaggtatgatgtttttctaactttcactgcgttgaaaagttctcttgcctTGCCTATTCCATGCAGCACTTCTtagtttgaggtatgcgatgtccacgaaattttgagaattctccggtagatccacatttcaaaggcctccaacttATTTATGGTTGATGTTTTAAAGGTgtatgtctcaactgcatagagaagagtcgaccagacgtagcatttggataaacgtagtcgaatttcgagatttattcgagaatcacaaagcagttttttgattttttcgaaagattttctggcctgttctattctcgatcttatttctagatcaggatttaggctgctatcgatccacaatcccaagtacttaaatttattgacttgttctaaaatgtgcccatttattgtgcaaggctcaggtacgttttggttttttcggattgacatcactttggt includes the following:
- the LOC126883608 gene encoding uncharacterized protein LOC126883608, with the translated sequence MNYHIRPLSQHQQQKIKRLLEHEELGDRRPSQFLRHLQSLAGTTVPDNIVRSLWLGRLPSSTQAILATQAKASLDAVAELADTISEAIARSVHISEASNARENTIDKLTAELAEMKMQLATLSQTQAQTNTYRRNRSNSRGRPYPRDRSYRRERNNDICWYHYRFGDQAQKCSLPCKHQENIAGSR